The following nucleotide sequence is from Aedes aegypti strain LVP_AGWG chromosome 3, AaegL5.0 Primary Assembly, whole genome shotgun sequence.
AAAATGAGTACGCAAGCATCAAGCAGCTATATAGTTGTCCCTTTCACGCAGGTGAAAGTAAACATTCAAAATCGAGCAAGTAACTGCTCGAATCCGGTCTGTTTGACAAGCCGGTTGTTGTTCTACCCTGCCTCGGTGTCCAAAaccaaatcaattttgtgaatGAATCCTCCTAGAGTGTTGCATTTCTCGATTTACCACCAAAATTTGCAGCGATACGCCGGAACCATGTCCGGCAAATCGAAAGGAGCCAAGGGTGGAAAGAAGGAAGCGCCAGTGGCGTCTGCTGTCGTTCAGCAAGGCCCTGTGTATGTGGACCCCAAGTCAGGAAATGTTCTCATCAAGATTCAAGCGAAACCAGGAGCGAAGACGAACGGGATTACGGATATCGGAGAGGAAGGCGTTGGCGTTCAGATTGGTAAGTCTTTATATTTCTATCGCTCATTTTGCTATACTAatatataattattttgatttattatttacgattactattttatttatttaaggctcaatcgcgtttgaCGCTTTACGAAGCCGAAATTCAATTTGTGTATTTGTATACACTTCTATAACTTCTTAAGGAGTGCTTTGCGGAAGCCCAAGCAGTCCTGTTcatttttcgcgcgctcggagtgtttttttttcgatagctTCGTTTGCTTGATTCTGCGAAGgcccaagctgtccgattcatttttaGCGCGCTCGGAGTGATAttttttcagttagcacttAGTTCGCGCGCCATCGGAGTTATTTTATCTTCCTGCTTATACATGTTGGCGCTGCGATTGtgactgttcagtcgaggatggattaccaactggtgagctcatttcatgctttttataacacatttgtatcatgacatgtagtttttatgaatttgttgaacaaactatggatggttcgtcactttaagtgttgacatGCGTATATTcatgtttaataaaatttcgagattcaaacctttgaatagttcaatGTTTAAGATGTTGACgctttgatagataactttttaaacagaggttacTTGACTATAACCGTAGAAAACCTAgcctaactggaacatagggttgtctacctcggactgcaagggtatccaaaagttgcgctttggaggcgtccatatccggtcATTGGCAAtttacgtgatcgatgtcatcataaccggaaccacacctattacaaatattgctcagcgcgaggttaatcctgtgcaaatgtgcatctagcgagtaatggttggacataagtcttgacatcacgcgaatgaaatctcgattTACGTttaaacctttccaccagggtCGCAAAGAAAcactaggaattatggaatgtacactcagaaacacgggtagtcacagaatgactaaattttagtaatttatgactattttctatctgcctctctttcattctgcagggaattttattcctgtttgtcaattcgcctgggttgaagcatcgctaagcttcaacccaggcgaaatgacatttagtgtagaaattcacagcagaataaaagagaggcagatagaaaatagtcattaatgcataaactttagtaattctgtgactatttttatttctgagtgtaacCACCTTCCCTGTTGGTCATTTAGCCAATTGCTTTGCCACCCGTGAAGATAGCTTTGACGtaataaatgaaaattcatcgtgtgaaattcttctgtcataaatctcaccttcctcagcgcccacctttgcgagatagtccgccttctcattgccataaattaagcaatgtgaggggaagCCCTCAGAATCGGttctgccagaacctctaggctcgcttTATGTATCGAGTGCATACAACCTAGGGcaatacgcaaacaacgatactGAATTCGTTCCAACTTAATCAGGTGGTTGTTTGCTGTTGAAAGGAAACATAaaagccatactctagaacagagagaatcgTTGTTTTATAGTTTTATGAGGTCCTCCGGATGAGTACCCCAACCCCACCATGTctcggtaattgttcgtagaaaattgatcccttgttggcatttttccattaaatACCTAATATGCGTTCGCCATTGTTTTGAAGTCAAATACGGGTCGATGTCTGTGGCAAGCGACGATTTATATGCTTGGATGAGTCGGGAtcgggattctgtagaatgaatggcactttttgaaccctaaaagcacaccccagAAATTATCACGATCATGGCgtataatattaaaatcgtagaagttcaGATCATCTTCAAAAAAAACAAGCCATGTTTCTCAGAGTGCAAATAAAAACTGGAACGCGCAAAAATTGGccgacaaaaaaaattgtatctttcagtcaaaattcataatacaaaaatcttattattttgttttggtagcttaattaatatattttatggaataaaacgcTCGTTTATTATTTTGGTTTGCCAAATCTGAACTGCCATGCCTTCGGGTTAACCCCTtccatgaaattttgcacagttccACATTCACAGTCGAACGCAAGTTTGATTTAAACTACTGTTCGTTTTCCATGgatttattagtttttttttttcaaattccatcTGACCTAGGCCCAATAGTGTTGGATAAGGCGGAGTACTGAGCTGTCGGGAGGGTTGTGGTCTTTGCGTTCCAAAACCAGCTCGCCAAGTCTGATCAGAACAGCACAGTTATATTATGTTACTTCAGGAATGGTGTAGCCGATTTTCGAGGCTCTCCTAGAAGTAGATCTCATGATTTTTTAGACTCACTTTTTAGACTACACGAGCATATGGCATGCCGGACGAGAATTCTACCCTattgctttttttttcgaatttacaattatgttgacatgatgatattgatgacatttcctcATGATATTGGAGTTTGGGGTAATGTTATtgggggtgatgggtcgttcggggatttggaattcagggtaatggcgttcgggttaatggggtAGAATTCGGACGAGGTATTGTTTCGGGAATTTCGATAGTTTgaaggttttgaaaatttcccccACCTTCTCTTGATCTGCTTGACATAGGTTTCGTGCAAGAACGTCGGATTCTCTTGCAGTGCGAGCAAAATTTTGACACGCTGTTCGTTCCTCTTACTTGGACGTCATTTTGAAAACTGGAGAGCAAAAAGTGAAAACTTATTACAGCAAGTGCAGCATTTCAGGGTTTTTTAAATGCAGTTTTTCTATTGAAGTTTATTTGAAGTTGACCAATTTTTGCGCATTCCAGTCtttatatcacaatcggaattgtgaagcaaaaacttatgTAAATGTGTCTGATTTAGCTTTTAGACTATGACtattccactgtagcacagtgatcatatcttctACCTTACTCGATGAATCATCCATTGAAAGATATgattgaagcaaggaggggccacgatatacagtgatacctccatgagtcgatgttccatgactcgatatcgactcatggaaccatactagaaacaaaatttcatggttactatgatggtccctagaagcagctttccaaagcattgctgttccatgactcgatatttccatgagtcgatggtcccttcaatatcgacgcatggaggtttcactgtagtcaATTCTATTTCGGGGAGAAGAAAGTCGAGTATGCGTCtcaatgagtctgaaactctgAGGACATCACATATTGTGGATCAAGGGCCGTAAAATCTTTCAGTTCTCGCTAGGCCCGGGGGGTTTTGGAATAAGAGCAAGGGACTTCAGTACCTTTTTCTTGGTATTTTGTCTAGAacttcttttcgaagtgtatttaAACAGTGGAGACAGGGGTGGCAGATATTTGCTGCAATACGGAACGGaggcatcaaagacctgtttcttcgggattttcaaatttgccccaccttcTTTGGAATTagacaaaatgttgaaggaaGATTTCAATTCCTTACGGCGCAGAACCGGAGAAGACGGAGAATTTCTTTTTCCGGGTGACAAAGTTAAATTAGGAAGACCTACCGAGTCAAAATATATCATATCGaagattctataacattcccccgAAAACCAGAATTCCGAACAACACCAGCTTCATGCTATGAAACGACTGCGAACTATTTTTTCACCCATAAATGGGTTTAAAAACACCCATTTTTAATCTGCAGCGGCCTTATAATAATGGGTGTTTATTTACCCGTTTTGGAATCCTGAATTTACCCTTTTTATGACAGATCTCTCTGCTATTTGAAAATGAGTGTTTTTTTTACTCATTAAAGGGTACTCGCAAACCACCGTGTAAGGTCtgatgtgacaaaacaaattTGTAGGTAGGGGGGTTAGGGGCATAATAAACACACGGGGCGAAATTGACACCCCCCTATTCTCTGggaatatgcatatttcagaaaaattttataaattgtacGAAATATGAATTGTATATAAACTCtatgacggtataaaagtttatgcTTTGCTTCATTTGTCCTCTGAAATTCTACTATATTTACTAACTAACCTTGAGAAGTTTCTTCTTGCTAATGTGGTTTGGGGAAGCACTTTTAAATATCAGTACGTTTTGACACCCATTAATAATTAAGTTTTCACTAAATTCCACaaaagtgttcattttacccggATACCTTTTTATCAGTCGTGTTttggacccaattttctatctcgtttttctgacatttgataagattttttcGTCATACTAATTACAAACTTGGAAACCAGCCGAGAGTAACTGAAACTTATTGCCCTTCTATGTAAAATAAGCATTTGCCtaatgtgtccattatgccccatAATCCCCCTATTCATGATTATTTTGTATATTGTAATaatacacccttctttcagtaagttcccataaaatatacaaactatatgtttatttttgcctATATAGTGATGCCCCCTCCTTTCAGTCTTATCTTATTAATTATATAGGCAAAATATATCGATGGAGAGCCCATATAGCATAAggtcattaaaaataaaataaaaataaataaaatgatttggtataaaGTCATTTGCCATCCAGTCATACTTATGCtcctttattttcaaaaaggatgTTCTTCATGTTGTGCCAAATGATCATTGGCCAAATGATCATTATCTCAAATGGTCCTTGATCATTCAATCAATCATGCCAAATACCTTCTTGCCATTTCGTATCCTTACGGAACATTTTGTCTATAACGTTAACATGGTAAGACTaaaagaagggtgcatcactattttgtgcaaaattaattcgactttttccttcttgaacatctccaaagtagctgaagcatagtgagccgatgccaTCCCTGGCCAAAACAATAGAGGCTTGTTATACTTtcggtagatgggcagaagacgTTTTTAAGAGGGCAGAAgacgttttttttacaaatttttaaaaccagtttttttgctcaaaatcaaagcaatatttatgaaaatctatcattgcattgcacttgctattcgtattgcaatgatagattttcatgaggattgcTCTAGATTTGgatgaaaaaactggtttttaatacttgatgattgctgatgattgaatgatggattcttgagccttaaatgcattcagttctgtaattttcgccaatgattgaacccgttgtgaaaaatgtagtacttctcataccgcaggagcaaattgcttgccaaaaaaaacttttttcccaattttttctgttcggatgtaTTGCACGTCGTCATAAGCATCTGTTTTCGATAcagtgttgaaaaattggaatttggacacttcgcgatttaagcctaacctcggaacgacagcttttctgaacaccatttgtgcagaataaaTCTGCGTGTCGCCATGTTAAACCGACCTATCGCTTGGAATTTACAACTGTTCGATGTCAACTTTtctctgctgtcaaaataaacacttgagtacacactgaaacaaaatttgaattttttccttggaattttcacaccaaaatgttaacaatcaggtgtccactttctttaatgaacagtccttagtttatttgcaaatgaaatttgaattatgcgTAAAGTGTTCATATTTAGCAGCACGAATGCTAATCTTCTCATGTACTTGTAAACAACTTTGAAGTTTcattttcaagtattttaaGTTACTTTAGAGTAGGTATAtaattttctgggaaatggtccattctggggattggttttctggggaatggaattctggggaacgggtttcgggggaatggttttctggggaatgttatagaatttATATCGAAATGTAGTCGCATAGCAGTCCCACCCAATACATAATTCTGTACCGTGTAACACTAAAATGAACCGTGCTTTAGGCATCTTTATATTTTAGAGAGATATcggagtgaaaaacaaattgtgaaaatttcattgaaattgaaacatgtttttgtatgaaaatgaattCGTAAACTTCTGTGCCCGTTTTGACAATGAATACTTTTTGCAGATGGGACAGACTTGCGATTCACAACAATATATCCCTATAGGATTTAAAGGCTTCTCTGTAAATTGAATGAATTCAACATTTTCGCAACATTCCGTTTCTCCCCCTATCTAGCGGCTCCCCCCGTCGATGGCGAAGCCAATACCGAGCTGGTGAAGTACCTTTCAAAGCTCCTGGAACTACGCAAAAGTGACGTTTCCCTGGACCGGGGTTCCAAGTCCCGGCAGAAGACGATCGTCCTGGAGAAGGGATGCCGAATGCCGGAACAAGTGCTGGACGTATTTCGGAAGGAAGCGCAAAACTCGTGATCTCCTCTGGTAAGTTTGTAGctataatatatatattttgaCCCTTTCACTATTGTTTTTTTACGTCTGTATGTTGTGTATATTTATACTCTTTTTCCCTCTCACGTGAGCggtaaaataattataatagtATAGATAGGTAATAAACGACATTACTGAAttggaaattctaaaaaaaaaatgtattcaacAGAAAGAAAATCCCCTATTGTTTGATTTCTCATTTTAACAACTTTAAAAGATTACAGCCTATTAGCTTTCTAAACTTTTCACAGTACATTTGGGTTAGTATTTATTTAACTAGGTAGAAATTGTACGTCTGTGTGACGATAGCAACGATTTTTCGGGGGAGCAAATCACGTCCTACCTAGTATGATTAAAAAATAATGCATTCACATTGAACATTGATAATTTCCTATTAGTAACGACGGATTCTGGAGCAACACAAAAAAATCAGACAGAGCTTGAGAAAGGTGTTTCtatcatattttgttgttaGCTAGACGCGTAGATTTTACACGTGTTTCTATTTCTCTTTAAGTGACGTTGAATGACACACGATTGCTGGTGAAAATCTGTTTTCCGTTCACAAACCCGGTCAGGTAGTGAGAATTTTACAGGGACAAATCCTTAAGACCACACCactgaaattttccatatttgctgAAACGCTGTATTTTTAACATATTGCTctcaatttttgtttcttattttattttacgaCGATTAAGAAATTTGCAGAAAATGACAACAGGAAAAACAATAATTAGAATCATGTTCACCTTAAATACCAGAAAAAATTGCATGTCAAAAACTCCAGACCACTACTGGACAAATAGTGTTCTGCCAAAAACTATGTGGATTTCAAAGTGGATGACTTTAAAATAGCATGAATTTGAGAAGCTAACTGAGTTACTAAAACGTGATTCGTTGATAGCCCAGTTTACTAATCTAATTACTAAATAAACACATGCCATCATTTATTCGTGGAGAAATAATagaaaaaccttaatttttgaaaaagagCGTTAATTAcatgcaaaatttgaacgatgtacacggcgaaaataaaatgttaataattAATTCTCAAAACCGTGTGAAAATTACTTacgtcaattaaaaaaaaagggcGTTTATGCtaattatttttacatttaTATATTCTGCAAATGTTTCATTCGTAAACTAGTtagtcaaataaaattctgaacGCGACATCAATatgttaaaaattgaaaattttggcgaAATGGTCTTAAGGTTTTGTTCCTCACTGTACTCAACTTACAATACCTCAGACTTTAACCGAACAGAAAGTCCGCCATCCTATTTGTTTCACGTAGGCTCACTAGTTTCACATATCCTGCCTTATATTAGCACTAATCCTACTCACTACTCGTCGGTTCCGCTCGGGTGCTGGGAATAGTTGGTGAGTCTGCTGGAAAGAACAAACGAACCCACCCCCGTAAGAACAATTACGTGATCCCCACATTCGTGACCATGTTATCCAAAGTGTAAGCATGTTCGAATTAGGTACATGGAATGTACACAAGAAGCCAGAAAGAAAGAGAAGAGAAAAGTGCCAGATTAGAATTCCGGATTACCGCGTGGCGACGGCGGGAGGGAGAGGCCAGCTCTTCCTAGCCCTATCCCAACAGCGCTAACTACTCTACTACTACTTCTACAAAGTATACGAATACACAGTAAAGCATAAGAGTGGATTTAGGGTTCACCGAACAACATTTCCGAACCTGGTGGTATCCGGCCGGGGCCGAACTGGTACGATCCGAAATAGTTCGCCGACTGGAACACATTCTGCGGTTGTTGCGGCTGCTGCTGAATTTCCTGCCCTTGCGGTTGCAGCGTTAGGTTGTAGGGATCGTTGACGTAGTCGTTGTAGATGTCGGAACCGTCCGTAGGGGCCACCGGCGGTTGGACAAACATCGGAGCGAAGCTTTGGGCTATTCCGACGGGGACGTTGTGCAACGATGGGTACTGGTTTCCGGCCAACAGGTGGCTTATTGGGACCGGCGGGGGTACTTGCTGTTCCGTGACAATCGGATGCGCTGTCTCTGGTTCACCAGTGGGGAGGATTTGATTTTGTTCGGTCGAGCAAGGTGGGGGCGAAGGAGTGACCGGCAGTTCAATTATGTTGGAGTATCGGTTAGTGTTCAGCGGGGTACTCTCTTGACTTGACAACTGGGGTAGAATTGTTGGGGGAGGGAGACTAGTATGAACTTCGGAAAGACCGGGATCTGACAGGGGTACCAGAATGGGTGTCTGGAGTGGTATTTGTGGAATCATCGGTGTTGGATTGATAGCGCTACTGATCAGCAGGTTGTTCGGTACCATTGGAGGTCGAGTTTGTTCTTGGATGGGTGATTCGGTTTGTGGCACCGGCGATGGATGCAGAATAATATTTGATTGTGGTGGAACACCCAGCAGTGGCTCAGGTGACGATGCTAGAACTGGTGATTGTGATAAAATGGGTGGAGCAGGTGCGTTCACTTTGGGTGTGAGTGCTGAAAGTGTAGGGTTTCGAATCagaaaatgaaatttgaataattttgtaggATATTACCATCATTTTTGAATAGTTCATCCTTCAGATTCGGTAAAAATCCGGATATTCGTTGCCATGTGACATCCCATAAAACTGAATGAGTTACTCCATCGCTGTTGTGAAAAACGCAAACCTGAAAAAGTAATAGATCATTTAAATCAGGGGTTTtcagactttttttttctagatgaaTTTCTATAAATCGGTGGGTGATATTCTGCATAATTTTCCCTAAAAACCTACAGAGGGGATTCGAAAAGGAATAATCGGGCGAATTGCTGGAATAGTTGCTGAGcccgcttaaggtgaagatgaatcgaagccaagcctcaaatgttcaagagcacggatctggagaaccaaacatccatttaagctgaaaacctaatcgattggtcactagctggtggtgaccaatcgattaggttttcagctcaaacggatgtttggttctccagatccgtgctcttgaaaatttgaactttggcttcgattcatcttcaccttaaggtgattataaaacgaagccaaactttgaattatcAAATGCACAAGGCTGGAGATTCtaacaacagttcgcgttgaaattcaatcaaattaccGTAAAGtaccgtaattcagcgcagttaaggaataaaacatttcaaatggttaattaaaaattagtattacatcaacaaaaaaggtttaaGAGTGGATCGCCAGCAAATCTGTTTtagattatgggaaaaatatgaactaGACTATATTCATAATTTACAAccgtgatttttttgaaatagttcactcgttgaaattgcctaattccgcgcattttttaAACGCTTTCCCATATTCCGCGCAGtagaatgcctaattccgcgcactcgtgaaacaatcaaattaacattaattttaatgtaaggtggcatccattcattacgtaacgctgaaattgaacattttcaaccCTCCGCCCCTtcataacactttttgtatgaaaaaagtaaagttttgtttgagccgtaacgctttaGTCTacgtttttataattttttgactatcacatgaaataaaGATAACATTTGCTATAGTATTTTGATTGCCGTGGCATTGGTTCAggcctggtagcgagtcactttttagtgacttggtcacttttttcgccctggtcactaaaaagtcactaaagtcacttttttcagaaaactggtcactaaagtcactattttcgtgatctaaagcaaacattttttaacagcTATAAAGTTTCTAGAGTAGTAAGGATTTTTTGTTAGCTTTCTGGAAGATTTCAGGTAAATATTGCTCAGACATTTCTGACAGAGTACCAGGAATTTACAAAACAATACAACAAAATCACAATAAAGAGATTCAAAAAAGAGAATTTAAtaattgtaccttttaattccgccctaattaATTTCTGACAGATCTGCTGAGTTTATATAgataaatttatgaataaatcaaCTAAGAATAGCCTGAAGGGACCTATTCCGACGGTAGCTCAGGGATCAGGGTTTTCTCCAGATTGGTTTGAATTTCACTAAAAACGCATACGATTAATTTTTCGAATGACTTTATTTCACTGTAATTTCCGCGAGAACATTACTCTGCAAAATCTATCAATGGACTGTTGCCTGTTCATTCATGTCTTCAATAACTTTCCTCCCCGTTTTTGACTGGAGTGTACATTTTCCTTTCCATACAAATGAACAAACTTTCGATCTAGGCGCGCAAACATTCTATACAAAAAAGCTCCCTTGCCATAAAGTCTATTAACCAGCAGCGCGTCAAAATTAAAACTTTCTATTGATGTTCAatgacggcattcaaaaaatCAGTTTGTTTGTAAATCGATACGTTACACATTTCAGTTTTGTTCCACTAAAATCTTTCAAGAAAGTAGCCTGTAATTTCTCTGAACTCAtaccaaaaattatttattaaatttgtcTTAAACTTATTCAGGAAGTTAGCCTGTGATAAAGTACCAAGaaactaatttaaaaatttattaagaaatgGATTCgaaaattttacaagaatttctacaaaaCCACGGGTTTAGCCTACCCTTATCTGATACGTCTAAATCGTTGTCtaattaattttcagtttttctcgACCTCATCGAACGTAGATACAGCTTCGAAGGTGTAAATTTACCCACAGTGCGGTGCAGATATGCGCCATCTGCCGCAAACAATACCGAATTGAGGGAGGCTGCCATTGTCTGATAAGGCACTGAGATTGGAATCTTCGGTCGTCGGTAAATATTTCGATGTTAAAGTTAGGGAGGGTGGCTTCCAGTTTTGCAGAAAGTTGCAGTTTGTTGATCAGCAGTAAGTATTAGTTAGATGAAAATTGAAGATATCTGCTCTTATCCCGTGAAATATTCATGACAAGTAGATGCCCATATATTAAAAACTGTGATAGTGAAGCATTAATTTGTAGGACAACAAGAGATGTTAttggattgtgcgatatttgccagaaaaccattcgccagattGTACCATTCCACAGAATTGATCATCcccttgatttattttttccgtttgatcaaatttgaaccttgtgAGCTAGTGTccaggtaacattggtagctgaacaacagtttattcagtTGAAATAAGCTGTATAAACAGCATTTCAactgaataagctgttattcagctagCAATATTATTTGGGTGAGggttaaatttcaaataaattcttaCTCGAATTTTTTCGTCTTCTATTTTTAAATTCTTGATTCTGTCGGGAATTGCACAGTAATGTATCCACAATTTTTTGTAGGGGTTGCCAAACAACCTTACTCTCGAACTCTGCCTGAAATTTCGCGAGAAatgcataaaacatttttcaagatgcTTGTTCCGCAACTATGGCAAGTTTCAATGAATTTTGACGATTAAGTTCGACAAAGagttttggcataatttatttCTTCAGGGTTgattaattcaaaatttttaggaGGTTTTTCTCTACTGACTGGTATTCGAGATTTAA
It contains:
- the LOC5572236 gene encoding UPF0235 protein C15orf40 homolog, with amino-acid sequence MNPPRVLHFSIYHQNLQRYAGTMSGKSKGAKGGKKEAPVASAVVQQGPVYVDPKSGNVLIKIQAKPGAKTNGITDIGEEGVGVQIAAPPVDGEANTELVKYLSKLLELRKSDVSLDRGSKSRQKTIVLEKGCRMPEQVLDVFRKEAQNS